One Natrinema marinum genomic window carries:
- a CDS encoding NOB1 family endonuclease, which translates to MYVLDSSAFIHDFHTTEQTATIPLVREELEDESAYRYDAMEGSGMHIHIPNEDTTEKVQRAAKESGDLEVLSNTDVRLVAASFELDGVLVTDDYAMQNVAEKLNVEVEVIARDGIDEQRHWLFQCQGCGREFDEEKDRCPICGSALARKNPS; encoded by the coding sequence ATGTACGTTCTCGACTCCTCGGCTTTTATCCACGACTTCCACACGACAGAACAGACAGCGACTATCCCGCTCGTCCGCGAAGAACTCGAGGACGAGAGCGCCTATCGCTACGACGCGATGGAGGGCTCCGGGATGCACATCCACATTCCGAACGAGGATACCACCGAGAAGGTACAGCGCGCCGCCAAGGAATCCGGCGACCTCGAGGTGCTCTCGAACACCGACGTTCGTCTCGTGGCTGCGAGTTTCGAACTCGACGGTGTCCTCGTGACCGACGACTACGCGATGCAAAACGTCGCGGAGAAACTGAACGTCGAGGTCGAAGTGATCGCCCGCGACGGGATCGACGAACAGCGCCACTGGCTGTTCCAGTGTCAGGGCTGTGGCCGCGAGTTCGACGAGGAGAAAGATCGGTGTCCGATCTGCGGGTCGGCGCTGGCCCGGAAGAACCCCTCGTAG
- a CDS encoding CPBP family intramembrane glutamic endopeptidase, translated as MTETARADDAGSIAADVIPGIGTALAGITMVAMLVPVRRGVDDPIVWAGAAFAVAAVLAFLARRHADVGRRVIAPIAAVSSVAVVLLAGYALNQGVMASTALPAVPVSIPIVFVAFLTAGLTAGISVADYYDIGLAGLKRRSNQTLSLSIVGLAGLLAPLFVGAILYLLALPFIETLPEIERVVAEQLINQVGVIVGTALVVGAFLRTTDRDLSYIDVRWPTLRELGWIVGGVIVLFGTLYAISLLMQSTGVESAEHATTQDAAETPELMLLLAPIAILVIGPFEELLYRNVIQKSLYETFSRFGAVAVSSVIFAGVHALAYATAGLGAVIASLGTVFGLSIVLGVIYERTDNLVIPALVHGVYNALTFANLYFIYS; from the coding sequence ATGACCGAGACTGCACGGGCCGACGACGCCGGCTCTATCGCGGCCGATGTGATTCCCGGGATCGGGACCGCCCTCGCGGGCATCACGATGGTCGCGATGCTCGTTCCCGTACGCCGCGGCGTCGACGACCCGATCGTCTGGGCGGGGGCCGCCTTCGCCGTCGCGGCCGTCCTCGCCTTTCTGGCCCGTCGTCACGCCGACGTCGGGCGCCGCGTCATCGCACCGATCGCCGCCGTCTCGAGCGTCGCAGTCGTCTTGCTCGCCGGCTACGCCCTGAATCAGGGCGTCATGGCGTCGACCGCTCTCCCGGCGGTTCCGGTGTCGATACCGATCGTCTTCGTCGCGTTCCTGACGGCGGGACTCACCGCCGGTATTAGCGTCGCGGACTACTACGATATCGGGCTCGCCGGCCTCAAACGCCGGAGCAACCAGACGCTCAGCCTGTCGATCGTTGGGCTCGCAGGACTTCTCGCGCCCCTGTTCGTGGGCGCAATCCTCTACTTGCTCGCCCTTCCGTTCATCGAGACGCTCCCGGAGATCGAGCGGGTCGTCGCCGAACAACTCATCAACCAGGTGGGCGTCATCGTCGGTACGGCGCTGGTCGTCGGTGCCTTCCTCCGGACGACGGACCGCGATCTGTCCTACATCGACGTTCGGTGGCCGACGCTCCGAGAACTCGGCTGGATCGTCGGCGGGGTGATCGTTCTCTTCGGCACCCTTTATGCGATCTCGCTGCTCATGCAGTCGACTGGCGTCGAGAGCGCGGAGCACGCGACGACTCAGGACGCTGCAGAGACCCCCGAACTGATGTTGCTGCTTGCTCCGATCGCTATCTTGGTTATCGGCCCGTTCGAGGAGTTGCTGTATCGGAACGTGATCCAGAAATCGCTATACGAGACGTTCTCGCGGTTCGGTGCCGTCGCCGTCTCGAGTGTCATTTTCGCGGGGGTCCACGCGCTCGCGTACGCGACCGCCGGCCTCGGCGCGGTGATCGCCAGTCTCGGCACCGTCTTCGGGCTCTCGATCGTTCTCGGTGTGATCTACGAGCGCACGGACAATCTGGTCATTCCGGCGCTAGTCCACGGCGTCTACAACGCGTTGACGTTCGCGAACCTCTATTTCATCTACAGCTGA